A stretch of Sulfurimonas xiamenensis DNA encodes these proteins:
- the argS gene encoding arginine--tRNA ligase has product MKQRVSALLREKFGREVVLEKPRDRSFGHFATPIAFSMAKELRESPMKIAEELAASFDASDIFSNVASIKGYLNFHLSENFLNEYASWALENPSEFAKQDKKEKILLEFVSANPTGPLHIGHARGAVYGDTLYRLAKHLGYDITAEYYVNDAGNQIDLLGLSIQLYGRENILKESVEYPESYYRGDYLAPLARDAMKVFGNEIFHDESRQKELALWAKDGVMELIKNDLADANIFFDTFVYESTLYDDWDRVMAKMGEGIYKKDDKVFIASSQKDDDADRVVVREDGRPTYLAGDIVYHNQKFERGYDHYINIWGADHHGYIARVKAAVEFLGYDSSKLEVQLSQMVSLLKDGEPYKMSKRAGNVILMSDIVEEIGADALRFIFASKRSDTALEFDLSEFKKQDSSNPIFYIQYAHARIKTIISKSNFSEDEIMSASLKDLDEAADILMFDALLLPEIIDDAFSSRQVQKLPEYLKALAASLHKFYYDCRIIGTENEAKLLKLLMLVGLSLRTGLSLMGIKAKDYMTKEED; this is encoded by the coding sequence TTGAAACAACGAGTGTCGGCGCTTTTGCGCGAAAAGTTTGGTCGTGAAGTTGTTTTGGAGAAGCCTCGTGACCGCTCTTTTGGTCATTTTGCTACACCTATAGCTTTTTCTATGGCAAAAGAGCTTCGAGAATCTCCTATGAAAATTGCTGAAGAGTTAGCTGCCTCATTTGATGCATCTGATATATTCAGCAATGTTGCCTCCATAAAGGGGTACCTCAATTTTCATCTTAGTGAAAATTTTTTAAATGAGTATGCTTCATGGGCGCTCGAAAATCCATCAGAATTTGCAAAGCAGGATAAAAAAGAAAAAATTCTTTTAGAATTTGTAAGCGCAAATCCAACAGGACCATTGCATATCGGGCATGCAAGAGGTGCAGTGTATGGGGACACTCTTTATAGATTGGCTAAACATCTGGGATATGATATAACGGCTGAATATTATGTAAATGATGCCGGAAATCAGATAGATTTGCTAGGTCTTTCTATTCAGCTTTATGGGCGTGAAAATATACTTAAAGAGAGTGTAGAGTATCCAGAGAGCTATTATAGGGGTGATTATTTAGCTCCTTTGGCGCGTGATGCAATGAAAGTATTTGGCAATGAGATTTTTCATGATGAATCCCGCCAAAAAGAGCTTGCACTTTGGGCAAAAGACGGTGTTATGGAGTTGATAAAAAATGATTTGGCTGATGCTAATATCTTTTTTGATACTTTTGTTTATGAATCAACTCTTTATGATGATTGGGACAGAGTCATGGCAAAAATGGGCGAAGGCATCTATAAAAAAGATGATAAAGTTTTTATAGCCTCTTCTCAAAAAGATGATGATGCTGACAGAGTAGTTGTTCGCGAAGATGGTCGTCCTACTTATTTGGCAGGCGATATTGTTTATCATAATCAGAAGTTTGAACGCGGATATGATCACTATATAAATATTTGGGGTGCTGATCATCACGGATATATCGCAAGAGTAAAAGCTGCTGTTGAATTTTTAGGCTACGACAGCTCTAAACTTGAAGTGCAGCTTTCTCAGATGGTAAGTCTGCTAAAAGACGGTGAGCCGTACAAAATGAGCAAGCGTGCGGGTAATGTTATACTTATGAGTGATATCGTGGAAGAGATAGGTGCGGATGCACTTAGATTTATCTTTGCTTCTAAAAGAAGTGATACTGCTTTAGAGTTTGATTTATCTGAGTTTAAAAAACAAGACAGTTCAAATCCGATTTTTTATATTCAGTATGCGCATGCAAGAATAAAAACTATTATTTCAAAAAGCAATTTTAGCGAAGATGAAATTATGTCAGCAAGTCTGAAAGATTTAGACGAAGCTGCTGATATTTTAATGTTTGACGCGCTGCTTTTACCGGAAATTATTGATGACGCGTTTAGTTCGAGACAGGTTCAAAAACTTCCTGAGTATCTAAAAGCTCTTGCTGCATCATTGCATAAGTTTTATTATGATTGCAGAATTATTGGAACGGAAAATGAAGCAAAACTTCTTAAACTTTTAATGCTGGTTGGCTTGTCACTAAGAACAGGTCTCTCTTTGATGGGTATAAAAGCGAAAGATTATATGACAAAAGAAGAGGATTAA
- a CDS encoding Sec-independent protein translocase subunit TatA/TatB: MGMPGGQELLIILAIVVLLFGAKKIPELAKGLGKGIKNFKAEMKNDDEEEEIKTASAETPKKVESEKETTSKEAPKTTEQA; the protein is encoded by the coding sequence ATGGGAATGCCTGGTGGACAAGAACTGTTAATAATCTTAGCAATTGTGGTTTTACTCTTTGGAGCAAAAAAGATACCTGAATTAGCAAAAGGTCTTGGTAAAGGGATTAAAAATTTTAAAGCTGAGATGAAGAATGATGATGAAGAAGAAGAGATAAAAACGGCATCAGCTGAGACTCCTAAAAAAGTAGAATCTGAAAAAGAGACTACTTCAAAAGAAGCTCCAAAAACTACAGAACAAGCGTAA
- the gmk gene encoding guanylate kinase, which yields MNHKTGAILVLSGPSGAGKSSLLNEIIDDIGECYFSISTTTRPIREGEIDGIHYHFVDEEEFTKDIEEELFLEYAFVHGNYYGTSIKPVKEALKKGKLVIFDIDVQGNATIINRLGDITTSVFISPPTLSELKKRLEARSTDSQDVIERRIDMAKREIQRISEYDFLIVNDNFKEAADTLRVIANAARVKIPGNEINDFVREWEDI from the coding sequence GTGAATCATAAAACAGGTGCAATTTTGGTTTTATCAGGACCAAGCGGAGCTGGAAAGAGCTCTTTGCTTAATGAGATAATAGATGATATAGGTGAGTGTTATTTTTCTATATCTACAACAACGCGCCCCATAAGAGAGGGTGAGATCGATGGCATTCATTACCATTTTGTAGATGAAGAAGAGTTTACAAAAGATATAGAAGAGGAGCTTTTTTTAGAGTATGCTTTTGTGCATGGCAACTATTACGGAACATCTATTAAGCCTGTAAAAGAGGCTTTAAAAAAAGGAAAGCTGGTAATATTTGACATAGATGTACAGGGCAATGCAACTATTATAAATAGACTTGGCGATATAACAACTTCGGTATTTATTTCTCCTCCGACGCTTTCTGAGTTAAAAAAGCGTCTTGAAGCGCGTTCAACAGATTCGCAGGATGTAATTGAGCGTCGTATAGATATGGCAAAAAGAGAAATACAAAGAATAAGCGAGTATGACTTTTTGATTGTAAATGACAATTTTAAAGAAGCTGCCGATACATTAAGAGTTATTGCAAATGCAGCAAGAGTAAAAATTCCTGGCAATGAGATAAATGATTTTGTTAGAGAGTGGGAAGATATATAA
- a CDS encoding ABC transporter ATP-binding protein: protein MNLLSAKNLSHSFDYELFSHISLDLQERESIAIIGISGSGKSTLLNILSTLLKPEQGSVSLFGEEISEMSKKRLSQIKRDDLGLVFQSHYLFKGFTSLENLEVAAILSNQSVDEELLKRLQIDKTLEQKVTELSGGQQQRVSIARVLTKQPRILFVDEPTGNLDKITANEVMEIFFEYIKKHDAGMILVTHDEDIAHRCDKVYKLINKELVQLS from the coding sequence ATGAATTTACTATCTGCAAAAAATTTATCACACAGTTTTGATTATGAACTTTTCTCACACATATCACTTGATCTGCAAGAGAGAGAATCTATCGCTATTATAGGCATAAGCGGCAGCGGAAAATCAACTCTGCTCAATATTCTCTCAACTCTTTTAAAGCCTGAGCAAGGAAGTGTTTCTTTATTTGGTGAAGAAATCTCTGAAATGAGTAAAAAAAGATTATCACAGATAAAAAGAGATGACCTTGGACTTGTTTTTCAGTCCCACTATCTTTTTAAAGGTTTTACCTCTTTGGAAAATTTAGAAGTTGCTGCAATTTTATCAAATCAGAGTGTAGATGAAGAGCTTTTAAAAAGATTACAAATAGATAAAACGCTAGAACAAAAGGTGACTGAGTTATCAGGCGGTCAACAGCAAAGAGTTTCAATTGCAAGAGTTTTGACAAAGCAGCCTCGCATACTTTTTGTTGATGAGCCGACTGGCAATTTAGATAAAATAACAGCAAATGAAGTAATGGAAATATTTTTTGAATATATAAAAAAACATGATGCAGGCATGATTCTTGTTACTCATGATGAAGATATTGCCCATAGATGTGATAAAGTTTATAAACTTATCAATAAAGAATTAGTCCAACTCAGTTGA
- a CDS encoding NAD(P)/FAD-dependent oxidoreductase, whose product MSKNRIIVIGGGYAGLRIVEKLAKNSQNKIILFDKNPYHFMQTDVYDLIANEEDFAQVTVDLFTFCSGFDDNVTFLKQEVGSVDFKNKKVITSLQRHEYDYLVIAVGSRTKFISSVKGLDTYAHGVKALHKAMFFKQKFEMSLFTKVQESGTSCTPINIVVAGAGLSGVEIAAQMASFSRDFYRKNNFICRKLNIVLINSREHVLPGLHKKLFDKTEKRLKKLGVIIKNQTKVSEVKQESVTLSSTEVLSMDFIIFAGGIEPNALVYKLHLDKNETGYISTNRYLQTQNYANVFAIGDCTTIYNKDKIVAPTADTAEQMAELCAKNIDNLINSKPLIEHNIKSRGILVALGRGYAVAKLFGFYFSGYPAYIIKKLVEKIYAKRLDTRSKKGCKKIFCD is encoded by the coding sequence TTGAGTAAAAATAGAATCATTGTGATAGGCGGCGGATATGCCGGACTACGCATAGTCGAAAAATTAGCGAAAAATTCTCAAAACAAGATAATTCTTTTTGATAAAAATCCATATCATTTTATGCAGACTGATGTCTATGACTTAATTGCAAATGAGGAAGATTTTGCACAGGTTACAGTTGATCTTTTTACCTTTTGCAGTGGTTTTGACGATAATGTAACCTTCTTAAAACAAGAGGTTGGCAGTGTAGATTTTAAAAATAAAAAAGTAATAACCTCTTTACAAAGACATGAATATGATTATCTTGTTATTGCAGTGGGCTCGCGCACAAAGTTTATATCTAGTGTTAAAGGCTTGGATACATATGCTCATGGAGTAAAAGCACTTCATAAAGCTATGTTTTTTAAACAAAAGTTTGAGATGTCTCTCTTTACAAAAGTTCAAGAGAGCGGAACCAGTTGTACTCCGATAAATATCGTTGTAGCAGGTGCAGGACTTAGCGGCGTAGAGATTGCAGCGCAGATGGCATCATTCTCTAGAGATTTTTATAGAAAAAATAATTTTATATGCAGAAAACTAAATATAGTTCTTATAAATTCAAGAGAGCATGTACTGCCTGGACTTCATAAAAAACTTTTTGATAAGACAGAAAAAAGATTAAAAAAGTTGGGAGTGATTATAAAAAATCAGACAAAGGTGTCAGAGGTAAAACAGGAGAGTGTAACTCTAAGTTCCACAGAGGTACTTTCTATGGATTTTATAATATTTGCAGGCGGTATCGAACCAAACGCTTTGGTATACAAACTTCATTTAGATAAAAATGAGACGGGGTATATATCTACTAACAGATATCTCCAAACACAAAATTATGCTAATGTTTTTGCTATCGGCGATTGCACCACAATTTATAACAAAGATAAAATTGTAGCGCCTACGGCAGATACAGCAGAACAAATGGCAGAGTTGTGCGCAAAAAATATAGATAATTTAATAAACAGCAAGCCACTCATAGAGCATAATATAAAATCGCGTGGTATTTTAGTCGCACTTGGAAGAGGGTATGCGGTAGCCAAACTTTTTGGATTTTATTTTAGCGGATATCCAGCTTATATTATAAAAAAATTGGTTGAGAAAATTTATGCAAAAAGATTAGACACACGCTCAAAAAAAGGGTGCAAAAAGATATTTTGTGATTAA
- the tsf gene encoding translation elongation factor Ts → MEVTAAMVKELRQATDAPMMDCKKVLVEANGDMAKATELLKERGIAKAAKKADRVAAEGLVGFKIADDFSQATIVEINSETDFVAQNEGFQNLVLKTTEEIYSNSPSDVESLKETSFGSYFSESVAKIGEKIDIRRFATLKADDETVALNGYIHSNNRIAVIVLAKCDSKKTADGMRPILKNIAMHASAMKPKTLSYKDFDSEFVESETKGRIEALKKENEELARLKKPLKNIPEFISMMQLTDEVLAQAEADIKAALKEQNKPEAIWDKIIPGQLARFIDDNTTLDKELALLDQTYVLDDKKTVAQAVEDAAKGLGGTAEIVDFVRFEVGEGIEKKVDDFAAEVAAQMG, encoded by the coding sequence ATGGAAGTTACAGCAGCAATGGTAAAAGAGTTGCGTCAAGCAACTGATGCACCAATGATGGATTGTAAAAAAGTTTTAGTTGAAGCTAATGGTGATATGGCAAAAGCTACTGAGCTATTAAAAGAGAGAGGAATCGCAAAAGCAGCTAAAAAAGCTGACAGAGTTGCAGCTGAAGGTCTTGTAGGCTTTAAAATTGCTGATGATTTTTCTCAAGCAACAATAGTTGAAATTAACTCTGAGACAGATTTCGTTGCTCAAAACGAAGGTTTCCAAAACCTAGTTCTTAAAACAACAGAGGAGATCTACTCGAATTCTCCTTCTGATGTAGAGAGCCTAAAAGAAACATCTTTTGGTTCATACTTCTCTGAGAGTGTTGCAAAAATCGGTGAAAAAATCGACATCCGCCGTTTTGCTACTCTTAAAGCTGATGATGAGACTGTTGCATTAAACGGTTATATTCACTCAAACAATCGTATTGCAGTTATAGTTTTAGCAAAATGCGACAGTAAAAAAACAGCTGATGGCATGAGACCAATACTTAAAAATATTGCTATGCATGCATCTGCAATGAAGCCAAAAACACTTTCATATAAAGATTTTGATTCTGAATTTGTTGAGAGTGAAACAAAAGGTAGAATTGAAGCGCTTAAAAAAGAGAATGAAGAGCTTGCTCGTTTGAAAAAGCCTCTTAAAAACATTCCTGAGTTTATCTCTATGATGCAGCTTACTGATGAGGTTTTAGCACAAGCTGAAGCTGATATCAAAGCAGCTCTTAAAGAGCAAAACAAACCTGAAGCTATCTGGGATAAAATTATTCCTGGACAATTGGCTCGTTTTATAGATGACAATACAACTTTAGATAAAGAGTTGGCGCTTCTTGACCAAACATATGTTCTAGACGACAAAAAAACTGTTGCACAGGCTGTTGAAGATGCTGCAAAAGGGCTTGGTGGAACTGCTGAGATCGTTGATTTTGTTCGTTTTGAAGTTGGTGAAGGAATCGAGAAAAAAGTTGACGACTTCGCTGCAGAAGTTGCTGCTCAAATGGGTTAA
- the rpsB gene encoding 30S ribosomal protein S2 translates to MVTMKDLLECGVHFGHQTRRWNPKMKKYIFGVRKNIYIIDLQKTLRYFRNTYQIVVDAAAEGKTVLFVGTKKQARQSVRDAAIACGMPYVDNRWLGGMLTNFPTIQKSIRKLDIISEMQENGQINLLTKKEALMLTRQKEKLEVYFGGIRDMKKLPDMLFVVDAVKEHIAVLEARCLGIPVVAPLDTNCDPDLITYPIPGNDDAIRSIQLFCREMTEAINEGKALRDGGSDEAEQEAAQEAVAETEETTTEEA, encoded by the coding sequence ATGGTAACTATGAAAGACCTATTAGAATGTGGTGTACACTTCGGACACCAAACTCGTCGTTGGAACCCGAAAATGAAAAAATATATCTTCGGTGTTCGTAAAAATATCTATATTATAGATTTACAAAAAACACTTCGTTACTTCCGTAACACTTACCAAATCGTTGTTGATGCAGCAGCTGAAGGTAAAACTGTTCTTTTTGTTGGAACAAAAAAACAAGCTCGCCAATCAGTAAGAGATGCAGCTATCGCATGTGGTATGCCGTATGTTGATAACAGATGGTTAGGCGGTATGCTTACAAACTTTCCAACTATTCAAAAATCTATTCGTAAACTTGACATTATTTCAGAGATGCAAGAAAACGGTCAAATTAATCTTTTAACTAAAAAAGAAGCTTTAATGCTTACTCGTCAAAAAGAGAAACTAGAAGTATATTTCGGCGGTATCCGCGATATGAAAAAACTTCCTGATATGCTTTTTGTTGTAGATGCTGTAAAAGAGCATATTGCTGTTTTAGAAGCTCGCTGTTTAGGTATTCCTGTGGTTGCTCCACTTGATACTAACTGTGACCCGGATCTAATCACTTACCCAATTCCAGGAAATGATGATGCTATCCGTTCTATCCAACTTTTCTGTCGTGAAATGACTGAAGCTATTAATGAAGGTAAAGCATTAAGAGACGGCGGAAGTGATGAAGCTGAGCAAGAAGCAGCACAGGAAGCTGTTGCTGAAACTGAAGAAACTACAACAGAGGAAGCGTAA
- a CDS encoding outer membrane protein, with protein sequence MKNFTLSIATVLALSTFAVASEDIKPTVGASASESGFYIGGAYSMVKRDMNMHRNYGYTEGNDYNYYDSYNYDNNAYMLQAGYQFNQYIAIEGRYWGAIDSQESTYTRYINGELDYTGDWSDGDWSAWGIYIKPMYPVTETFSVYALLGYGNVSIDDEWYNDENLLDENVFQWGIGASYSIAENTSLFIDYVRLCKDEGDSYVDGGYDYNTYDLDISIDTVNIGLSYKF encoded by the coding sequence ATGAAAAACTTCACACTTTCAATAGCAACGGTTTTGGCGTTAAGTACATTTGCAGTAGCAAGTGAAGATATAAAGCCGACAGTTGGAGCGTCAGCTTCAGAAAGTGGCTTTTATATTGGTGGTGCATATAGTATGGTAAAAAGAGATATGAATATGCATCGTAATTATGGGTATACAGAAGGTAATGATTATAATTACTATGATTCATATAACTATGATAATAATGCTTATATGCTTCAAGCTGGTTATCAGTTCAACCAATATATTGCTATAGAAGGAAGATATTGGGGTGCAATAGACTCACAAGAGTCAACTTATACAAGATATATAAATGGAGAGCTTGACTATACTGGTGACTGGAGCGATGGAGACTGGAGTGCTTGGGGTATCTATATCAAACCTATGTATCCGGTAACAGAAACTTTTAGCGTTTATGCTTTACTGGGTTATGGAAATGTTTCTATAGATGATGAGTGGTATAATGACGAAAATCTCCTAGATGAAAATGTATTCCAATGGGGTATTGGTGCATCTTATAGCATTGCAGAAAATACTTCTTTGTTTATAGATTATGTAAGATTATGCAAAGATGAAGGTGATTCATATGTCGATGGTGGTTATGACTATAACACGTATGATCTTGATATTTCTATTGATACAGTAAATATAGGCCTAAGCTATAAATTCTAA
- a CDS encoding ATP-grasp domain-containing protein, with amino-acid sequence MKKNILFINGVPDDQRAFVYEIDKNGVYKWQSIGSSNIGSFLKNDLFNRSSILLDTTEDQELPRIMVSAIFNEISDADTHKITLKKADDFYKSISDKVPFFNPPANVMNTTRDNIYRLLQGVDKLHVPKTVKIQPKSPSDIYDTVEKEHFEFPVIFRQAGDHGGISTVRVDDKTEQFYAFPLDGRDYYLTQFVDYSDNAGVYTKYRLVVVDGEVYIRHVIFSDSWVIHSKSREYMEKNKKYQSQEEKILKSFNVEIKPKIKDVINEMYKKLKLDYFGVDCYIDKDMNILVFEINASMGILLQTKGYIFKDCIETIRQALIKMILEKNSSKDFLRNNVTV; translated from the coding sequence ATGAAAAAAAATATTTTATTTATAAATGGTGTTCCAGATGATCAAAGAGCATTTGTTTATGAGATTGATAAAAATGGTGTTTATAAATGGCAAAGCATTGGTAGTTCAAATATAGGTAGTTTTCTTAAAAATGATCTGTTTAATCGATCTTCTATCCTTCTTGATACTACAGAAGATCAGGAACTTCCACGAATAATGGTCTCTGCAATTTTCAATGAAATATCAGATGCTGATACACATAAGATAACACTTAAGAAAGCAGATGACTTCTATAAATCAATTTCAGACAAAGTCCCTTTTTTTAATCCTCCTGCAAATGTTATGAATACTACCCGTGATAATATTTATCGCTTGCTGCAAGGGGTTGATAAACTGCATGTTCCAAAAACAGTAAAAATCCAACCTAAATCACCATCTGATATTTATGATACAGTTGAAAAAGAACATTTTGAGTTTCCTGTGATTTTTAGACAGGCAGGAGATCATGGTGGTATAAGTACGGTAAGAGTTGATGATAAAACAGAACAATTTTATGCATTTCCCTTGGATGGAAGAGATTATTATTTGACACAATTTGTTGATTATTCGGATAATGCGGGTGTATATACTAAATATCGTCTTGTAGTAGTCGATGGTGAAGTGTATATACGCCATGTAATTTTTAGCGATAGCTGGGTTATCCATAGTAAAAGCAGAGAGTATATGGAGAAAAATAAAAAGTATCAGAGTCAAGAAGAAAAAATTTTAAAATCTTTTAATGTTGAAATAAAGCCAAAAATAAAAGATGTGATTAATGAAATGTATAAAAAATTAAAACTTGATTATTTTGGTGTTGATTGTTATATTGATAAAGATATGAACATACTGGTATTTGAAATTAATGCCAGTATGGGCATTCTTCTTCAAACTAAGGGTTATATCTTTAAAGATTGTATTGAAACAATTCGTCAGGCATTGATCAAAATGATATTAGAAAAAAACAGCTCTAAAGATTTCTTGCGCAATAATGTAACAGTATAG
- a CDS encoding GNAT family N-acetyltransferase produces MNFMIESAKQSELKEIIAVLRPWNMHHIPSSEMEMIDFNTFFVAKLDDKIVGVSGYKILSCGRGKTTLLAVYPEFQGSGIGKLLQDRRLKEMYKAGVKKVITNADRPDIILWYKKHYGYREIGKLAKLISFGLDKIKYWTTLELDLEVHMAQKEFKDAKKQQYIYDNDPVPLSPYSPLIINACLTGMIPTKTSTKYVPVSVDEIVKDAIDVYDAGARIVHLHARDADGIPTYEARYYEEMIIAIRRERPDLICCVSTSGRNVKEIEQRSEVLYLTGKAKPDMASLTLGSLNFATGPSMNSLDMIQQLAMIMKEKGIKPEMEVFDSGMINVAKYLERHGIISGNKYFNILLGNINTAPATIGDLAHLLNALPKDSIWAATGLGGFQLPMNTAAIIAGGHVRVGLEDSIYYDYKQNTLATNTNLIKRIVRIANELQREIATGSEVRNILGVSKGVL; encoded by the coding sequence ATGAATTTTATGATTGAATCTGCTAAACAGAGTGAGTTAAAAGAGATTATTGCTGTGTTAAGACCATGGAATATGCACCATATTCCTTCAAGTGAAATGGAAATGATAGATTTCAATACTTTTTTTGTAGCAAAACTTGATGATAAAATTGTGGGTGTATCAGGATATAAAATATTATCTTGTGGTAGAGGAAAAACAACACTATTGGCAGTTTATCCTGAATTCCAAGGTTCAGGTATTGGGAAATTATTACAAGATAGACGACTTAAAGAAATGTATAAAGCTGGAGTCAAAAAAGTAATTACCAATGCGGATCGTCCAGATATTATTTTGTGGTACAAAAAACATTATGGCTATCGTGAAATCGGAAAATTAGCAAAACTGATCTCTTTTGGTTTAGATAAGATAAAGTACTGGACAACACTCGAACTGGATCTTGAGGTACATATGGCACAAAAAGAATTCAAAGATGCAAAAAAACAGCAGTATATATATGATAATGATCCAGTTCCGCTTTCACCTTATTCTCCGTTGATTATTAATGCATGTTTGACCGGAATGATACCTACAAAAACAAGTACAAAATATGTGCCTGTTAGTGTTGATGAAATTGTAAAAGATGCTATTGATGTTTATGATGCAGGAGCTAGAATCGTACATTTGCATGCCAGAGATGCGGATGGTATACCTACTTATGAAGCTCGGTATTATGAAGAGATGATCATTGCTATACGCCGTGAAAGGCCTGATCTTATTTGTTGTGTTTCTACTTCGGGAAGGAATGTTAAAGAGATAGAACAACGCTCAGAGGTACTGTATCTAACAGGTAAAGCAAAACCAGATATGGCAAGTCTAACATTGGGTTCTCTTAATTTTGCTACAGGTCCCAGTATGAATTCACTTGATATGATTCAGCAGTTGGCCATGATAATGAAAGAGAAAGGGATCAAACCTGAAATGGAAGTATTTGATTCTGGTATGATTAATGTAGCTAAATACCTTGAACGTCATGGGATTATCAGTGGTAATAAATATTTCAATATTTTACTAGGGAACATTAATACAGCTCCCGCAACAATAGGAGATCTAGCGCATCTTTTAAATGCATTGCCTAAAGATTCTATTTGGGCAGCTACTGGTCTTGGTGGATTTCAATTACCTATGAATACAGCAGCTATTATAGCTGGAGGACATGTGAGAGTAGGCTTAGAAGATTCGATTTATTATGACTATAAACAAAATACACTGGCAACAAATACAAATTTAATCAAGCGCATTGTCCGTATAGCCAATGAATTACAAAGAGAAATTGCGACAGGAAGCGAAGTTAGAAATATATTGGGTGTATCAAAAGGAGTTTTATGA
- a CDS encoding ATP-grasp domain-containing protein — protein MFKKNILFINGIPDDRKMLIQKIDKNGLIKWRGKGGTNLSNFLKNDLFDQYNVVFDLKGTQELPRQMIHAVFNQISDADTHKNVLKKTDSFYKTVSKHVPFFNPPANVMNTTRDNVYRLLQGVDKLHVPKTVKIQPKSPSDIYDTVEKEHFEFPVIFRQAGDHGGISTVRVDDKTEQFYAFPLDGRDYYLTQFVDYSDNAGVYTKYRLVVVDGEVYIRHVIFSDSWVIHSKSREYMEKNKKYQSQEEKILKSFNVEIKPKIKDVINEMYKKLKLDYFGVDCYIDKDMNILVFEINANMNILVNNAKDKNNIWTKQIDIIKNAIIAMIEKAKI, from the coding sequence ATGTTTAAAAAAAATATCTTGTTTATAAATGGCATACCAGATGATAGAAAAATGCTTATTCAAAAAATTGACAAAAATGGTCTAATTAAATGGCGAGGAAAAGGTGGTACAAATTTAAGTAATTTTCTTAAAAATGATTTATTTGACCAATATAATGTAGTCTTCGATTTAAAAGGTACACAAGAACTTCCTCGACAAATGATTCATGCGGTCTTTAATCAGATATCAGATGCGGATACGCATAAAAATGTACTTAAGAAAACGGATAGTTTTTATAAAACTGTTTCTAAGCATGTCCCTTTTTTTAATCCTCCTGCAAATGTTATGAATACTACCCGTGATAATGTTTATCGTTTGCTGCAAGGGGTTGATAAACTGCATGTTCCAAAAACAGTAAAAATCCAACCTAAATCACCATCTGATATTTATGATACAGTTGAAAAAGAACATTTTGAGTTTCCTGTGATTTTTAGACAGGCAGGAGATCATGGTGGTATAAGTACGGTAAGAGTTGATGATAAAACAGAACAATTTTATGCATTTCCCTTGGATGGAAGAGATTATTATTTGACACAATTTGTTGATTATTCGGATAATGCGGGTGTATATACTAAATATCGTCTTGTAGTAGTCGATGGTGAAGTGTATATACGCCATGTAATTTTTAGCGATAGCTGGGTTATCCATAGTAAAAGCAGAGAGTATATGGAGAAAAATAAAAAGTATCAGAGTCAAGAAGAAAAAATTTTAAAATCTTTTAATGTTGAAATAAAGCCAAAAATAAAAGATGTGATTAATGAAATGTATAAAAAATTAAAACTTGATTATTTTGGTGTTGATTGTTATATTGATAAAGATATGAACATACTGGTATTTGAAATTAATGCCAATATGAATATTCTTGTTAATAATGCAAAAGACAAGAATAACATATGGACTAAACAGATTGATATAATTAAAAATGCAATTATCGCAATGATAGAAAAAGCAAAAATATGA
- a CDS encoding 2-hydroxyacyl-CoA dehydratase, with product MEKAGIPILYIESDYSPSQQGQLSTRIEAFVESLKTRRRNKNR from the coding sequence ATGGAAAAAGCCGGCATTCCTATTTTGTACATTGAAAGCGATTATAGTCCTTCCCAACAAGGACAGTTAAGTACAAGGATTGAAGCTTTTGTAGAATCGTTAAAGACTAGACGAAGAAATAAAAATAGATGA